The DNA window AACTTGGTTGACGAACATGGTTTATGCGCAGCTAATGTAGCGGCTTGTCGAGCATTTGACAAACTCACACCATCCATTTCAAATAGAATTTGTCCCGTGGACACACGAGCAATCCAACCCGTAGGATTTCCTTTTCCTCTTCCCATTCTTACTTCTGTAGGTTTCCCGGTAATAGGGAGATCTGCGAGAACTCTTACCCATATCTTACTATTTCTTCGGAATTGTCCGCTCATAGTACGATGGAAATGTCCTATTATAGCCCGACGCGCTGCTTCAATGGCTCGATATGAAAGACGACCAGCTATACAACTTTGAGTGCCATATCTTCCAAAACCAAGTTGTGTACCGTCCGGTTTGCAACCCCTACTACATCTGCCTTTACGATATTTACTATATTTCGTACGTTTCGGATATAGCACGTcccttttttttactatatGAAATCCACACTTTGACACCTGAGATTCCGTAACGAGTAGATACTGGAGCAGGAGCATAATCTATTTTCTGGTTAAATACGTTACGAGATGTTTTTCCAAACTTTCCGCATTCAGTTCTAGCTATTTCTGCACCTTCTGATCGACCTGAACAACATATACGGATCCCCTCCACCCCTTTTTTCATTACTAATTTCATATTCTTCACTATTTTACTAAAAATAGAACGAAATGATCTTGTTTTGTTTCTCGGTTGAAAAGAGATGTCTTGAGCAATCGGAGAAGCACTTTGATAAACAGATTTTATCTTGACCGACTCAATTAAGGTATTAGTCTTTGCTCTATTAGACAACAAAGATCGCATTTTTTGCACTTCGTTCAAATAATAGTTGTATCCGTATGGAATTCTTCTCTTTCTCAGTATGATTTCTATCATCATCTCTATTCCTTTTAGAAATTCTCCTATCCTACCTAGGAATTTATCTATTAATTCCATTACCTTATCCTTACCCAAAAGGTTAAAACATTTTTTCCTTAATTGACCTAGGACTTTTTCCCGGGCATCCTCAAAATAAAGGTTATTATACACCCCAACCCCATCCCTTGGAAAGAAAAAGGTAGCACCGAAGAAAGGAAAAAGCGAGATGGTGGTTTTTGTTGTTCCCGCGAAGCGAAGATCATTCGCTTGGCGAATGAAGCGGGTCAACCTCTTTTTGGCTTCGGCCAAACACTTTTTCTCCTTGGTCAAGCTTTCTACAAAAAAAGCGATATGAGAACGTATTCTTTTATTTAAGCTTCTTTCCTGTGCATTAGCTCCCCCCATCGTAGATGGTTCAGTCACGCCCGGTGCCACGAAATGATTTAGAACGGAGACGGGGTCGAAATGCATTTGGTTCTTTGTATTCAATAAGTATTGCATGACCGAATAATGAAAGGAGGGGCACACTGCAGGGAGGGTACTTTTAAGTATATGACTCGTCGGGCCGTCGGAGCGGGACTTCTTTGGGAAAAAGAACTTGAATAACTTCGTTTTTCTGAAGGAGTCGTCATTTTCTATCACGAATGCTATGTCATTTACAACCCCGGCGTATTTCGGATGCTTGAAGGCCCCGCTGACCCGAAGTGATTTAGAAAGATTCTTCTTTATCGATG is part of the Impatiens glandulifera chromosome 1, dImpGla2.1, whole genome shotgun sequence genome and encodes:
- the LOC124943653 gene encoding 60S ribosomal protein L16, mitochondrial, with protein sequence MSGQFRRNSKIWVRVLADLPITGKPTEVRMGRGKGNPTGWIARVSTGQILFEMDGVSLSNARQAATLAAHKPCSSTNGKIYLKAERQIASLKLGQGKQERALKTNSQAKGGREGTDSILKSNRALLSEEGSELGSGTCLHE
- the LOC124919805 gene encoding ribosomal protein S3, mitochondrial is translated as MARKGNPISVRLDINRSSDSSRFSDYYYGKSVYQDVNMRSYFGSIRPPTRLAFGFRLGRCIILHFPKRTFIHFFLPRRPRRLKRGAKSRTGKEKGRWWAFGEVGPIGCLHSNDGTEEKQNEVRGRVAGKRVESIRLDDREKQNERRIWPKNKQGYGYHDRSPSIKKNLSKSLRVSGAFKHPKYAGVVNDIAFVIENDDSFRKTKLFKFFFPKKSRSDGPTSHILKSTLPAVCPSFHYSVMQYLLNTKNQMHFDPVSVLNHFVAPGVTEPSTMGGANAQERSLNKRIRSHIAFFVESLTKEKKCLAEAKKRLTRFIRQANDLRFAGTTKTTISLFPFFGATFFFPRDGVGVYNNLYFEDAREKVLGQLRKKCFNLLGKDKVMELIDKFLGRIGEFLKGIEMMIEIILRKRRIPYGYNYYLNEVQKMRSLLSNRAKTNTLIESVKIKSVYQSASPIAQDISFQPRNKTRSFRSIFSKIVKNMKLVMKKGVEGIRICCSGRSEGAEIARTECGKFGKTSRNVFNQKIDYAPAPVSTRYGISGVKVWISYSKKKGRAISETYEI